A portion of the Acidobacteriota bacterium genome contains these proteins:
- a CDS encoding permease, with translation MLQTFLQAFGGTFMAVLDIFLIILVAGLLVRRRVVTQAHIDALSTATVVVFLPCLTFDSVLRNLDPAKLPYWWTLPLAAVAMAVAGLALGAALFARELPMKRNMLALASMQNAGYLVLPVGLALFPDEFDRFALYCFLFILGNSLVLWSVGKLLATRGQPGVPMWRALLTPPLVANVAAIALALSGGKALVPEVLQRGVHLLGTAAVPVATFILGAVLGSIPFRPRAILPDAARVMLAKLVLLPLLTATVLAWTGLGRTDPLLVSFFLIQAAAAPAVALILQVRRYGGDAEKVGGVMLVAYAGCLLALPFWLALWRVMS, from the coding sequence ATGCTGCAGACATTTCTCCAGGCCTTCGGCGGCACCTTCATGGCGGTGCTGGACATCTTTCTGATCATCCTCGTCGCCGGTTTGCTGGTGCGCCGCCGCGTCGTCACCCAGGCACACATCGACGCTTTGTCCACCGCCACGGTGGTGGTCTTCCTGCCGTGCCTCACCTTCGACAGCGTGCTGCGCAACCTGGATCCGGCCAAGCTTCCGTATTGGTGGACACTGCCGCTGGCGGCGGTGGCCATGGCCGTGGCGGGCCTGGCGCTGGGAGCGGCGCTGTTCGCGCGCGAACTGCCGATGAAGCGGAACATGCTGGCGCTCGCCAGCATGCAGAATGCGGGCTACTTGGTTCTGCCGGTAGGGCTGGCGCTCTTCCCGGATGAATTCGACCGTTTCGCCCTCTACTGCTTCCTGTTCATCTTGGGGAACAGCCTCGTGCTCTGGAGTGTGGGCAAGCTTCTCGCCACCCGCGGACAGCCGGGGGTGCCCATGTGGCGGGCGCTGCTCACGCCGCCGCTCGTGGCCAACGTCGCGGCCATCGCGCTGGCGCTGTCCGGCGGGAAGGCGCTGGTGCCCGAGGTGCTGCAGCGGGGCGTTCACCTGCTGGGGACGGCGGCGGTGCCGGTGGCCACGTTCATCCTCGGCGCCGTGCTCGGGAGCATCCCGTTCCGCCCGCGGGCGATCCTGCCCGACGCGGCGCGGGTGATGCTGGCCAAGCTCGTGCTGCTGCCGCTCCTCACGGCGACCGTGCTGGCGTGGACCGGCCTGGGCCGCACCGACCCGCTGCTGGTGTCGTTTTTTCTAATCCAGGCGGCGGCCGCGCCCGCCGTGGCCCTCATCCTGCAGGTGCGCCGCTACGGCGGCGACGCAGAGAAGGTCGGCGGCGTCATGCTCGTGGCCTACGCCGGCTGCCTGCTGGCCCTCCCCTTCTGGCTCGCCCTCTGGCGCGTGATGTCTTGA